A region of the Methanobrevibacter arboriphilus JCM 13429 = DSM 1125 genome:
TCTCTTCAGGAGTTGCAAAACCTGCTGTTACACCAGTTGAACGGACTACAAAATCTAAATCATTTTCAATATCAATATGAGCTTCCTTTGCAGCTTCAATAACAGTATCACGAACTAGCTCAGATACAGATTCTTTTGAAAGTTCAATACCCCACACAGTTTTACCAAAAACTTCTTCTTTTGGTTTTGGTGGTCTAATATCTCTTGTCATATTAACAACTTTACTTAAAAGATAGCTTTCACTTGTATTTAAATTAGTTGCACAAATGATACACTTTGTAGTTGTATTCCCAAGTTCAACAGAGGCTGTGATATAATATTCATCAGGCCTCATTTTATAACCAGACCCTGCAGTTTTAGCTGAAAAAGGAGATGATTTTAAAGATTCAAATTTTTTAAATTTACTTTTAGCTATTACAGGTTTAGAACCTAAACCAAAAATTTTACTTATAAAAGACATATATTTTTCCCTCAAAACATCCTTTTATTTTATAATGCCCACTCAAAAGCATTTAAATTAAATTAATAATTAATGATTATTAATATAATAATTAAATTAATAATATAAATATATACTATTTTTATATATTAAAAGTAAAGTTTATAAAGATTTTTAAAATTTTTTAAGAATTATTAAAATATTAAGAATTATTAAAAGTTATAAAATAAAAGCTAAAAATAAAAAAGAAAAATAAAAACTACAAACTATAATTTTAAATTATAATTTAAAATTAAAAATAAATTAAATAATAAATTAAATGATAAATTAGATATTAATCCAATTTACAACTATCATTTTCAATTGTTCTTACTAAATGTATTGTACATGGGGCAAAATGGACAACTTCCTCAGAAACACTTCCTAAAAGATGTTTATCAACTATACTCTTTCCAGTACCCATAACAATAACATCAACACAATTATCTTCAGCTGCTTTAACAATTACCTCTGCAGGTTTACCTTTAGATAATTTTTTTATAATAGATATATTTTTATTATTATCCAAATCCAATAACTGTTCAAATTCCTCTAAAAATATTTTTCCTTTGGAATTGAGCTCAACAACCATAGCTTCCTTTATTTTTTTAGGAGTTAAAAAAGGAACAGAATCATCAACAACATATAAACCTATAATCTCAACTTCCCTATCCCCAATTAAATCAAGGGTACTATCTACTAATTCTTTAGTA
Encoded here:
- a CDS encoding universal stress protein, which codes for MYSKVLVPIMGNYTKELVDSTLDLIGDREVEIIGLYVVDDSVPFLTPKKIKEAMVVELNSKGKIFLEEFEQLLDLDNNKNISIIKKLSKGKPAEVIVKAAEDNCVDVIVMGTGKSIVDKHLLGSVSEEVVHFAPCTIHLVRTIENDSCKLD